The nucleotide window ttatttttaaaaaacattgagttaggaaatgaaataatttgtttttaaggaaGGCAGTCTTCTCAATTATTTTCCCAGTTTGGCTCCATGAGCCACAAACATCCTGTCACACCTTCACTGTGGAAGGATAATGAAGAATAGATAATTGCTGTTGGTGCTCGTGTGATTCAGATTGGTATTGGTAGGAAACCAAGATGATTCTGATATCTTCAGGAGTGCACATAGACTTAGGCAGAAAGATTTGCCTGTCTGTTATTTTCTCCATTGAATGTTGGCTTCATTTTTGAGGTCCAAGCAAAATAAGTAATATCAAAAGCCCTGTGGATGGATTGTTGCATTTAGGACAGCAGAAcggatttttttttatccacGTTGAGGTGGTGGTAGGTAGAGCCCTCAGGCCTGCGTGGAAATCTTTCAATACTAGATTGGTCCATGTAAATTGCAGATTGTCCCTGTTAGCCAGGCTATTAAGCATTTTTTGAACTTTACTGTACGCTTTTGTAAGCTGTTGTTTTTGTGCAGTGAGGAAAGTCCAGTTACTAATGTATGTGAGAATGTTATGGCAATTTATTTCTATGCCATAAAACATAAGTAAAGATCTTTGACAGACTTGtataaagaaacaaagcagagcagatAAACCAGGATGTGGTCTGAAGGACGTGTTGAACATTCATGTTGTTAGTTATGTGAAGGACAGCTGTGAAAATTTCTGGTAAATGTTTGTTATCTGTTGGAAGGAGAGGGATGATGAAAGGCACCAGTAACCAGGGAATAATAAAGGGTAGAAGAGAACTGCCACAATACTGTTATGTGAGGACTTGCGTGCTTTAGACGAAGAAggaatatttttgaaatgtaattaatttGTATCACAGAATAAAATTGAACAGAAAGTAGAGAAGACACAGTCAGAAACATAACATTGCAATTCCTGCTGTTGAGTATTACCGGTAATGGTTAATTGATAATTCTTATAGCTCATCAGTATTTTTGACAGGAAGAATAAGTACAGAGAAATAACAGAATTTGGTGAGTGCTTATATAGAtggtaaaaaaaagaattttgagTCAAAGCAGTATCAAAATTGTATGATAGGAAGATTTTGAGAGATCTCGAGAGAGTAGTGAGGCCTTACtgttagaatcacagaatcttccAATTTGGAAGGACCCACACAAGTCACTGAGTTCAGCTGTTAAATGAATGGCCTGTGTTGGGATTGGACTCTCAACCTTGGCTTTACTAGCACCATACTCTAATGGATGACATAACCCCAGTGGCAAAGACTGTGAAGAAACCAAGAAGATGGGTAGTACAACAAAAAAGGTTGAGAAGACAGGAGCAGATCATACTGTGTTTTGGAATATTAGAAATAGATATGTTTTACATGGAAGATTGAAGGAAAGGTAAAGATTAGTTTCTTTACTCATCTCAGCCTTAaatggttttgcttttatttcctgaagGATGTCTTGCAGGAAAGTGTAGAGTTGTGTCTTTTTTCACTTAATCTTGTACTTATATGAAGTATTCCTTTGCTGCAGGTTTGCGAGGATAGAAAAACAGCCTTGAAAATGCTGTCCAGACTCTTCCGAATGCATGGCCTTTTTGTAGCCTCTCATCCATGGGAAGTCATTGTGGGAACAGTGACTCTCACTATCTGCATGATGTCTATGAAGATGTTCACTGGGAATGATAAGATCTGTGGCTGGAATTATGAGTGCCCCAAACTTGAAGAAGTaagagtttaaaataattttattgtatttgGTGTTTATCAGTAAATCCAGGGTTTTCTCTAGAATATGATCAAGCTGTGATGTATTAGGAATAAAGTAGCCATGCAGAAGCTTCTTTATGGccttcttttcttattttggaTATTAAAGGTGTATGCAAACAGTGATGCAATGACCAAGCATTtagtatttttagtttttacgGCAAGACTAGCagtgatatttattttattctggaaTTTCACTTTTAATGCAGCTTCACAATATTTTACAATGGACTTCCTGTAGTGTAAAAACTAATTTGCTTTATATTTCATACAGGATGTTCTGAGCAGTGACATCATCATCCTGACAATCACACGCTGCATAGCAATTCTTTATATCTATTTCCAGTTTCAGAACCTAAGGCAGCTTGgatcaaaatacattttaggtATTGTGTCTGATTTTTGTATTTGCTGTATGTGTTTTAATTGTGGGGGATGTGGTTTACCTAAACTGGTAACAAATACTAACCTTTTAATCCTTATGTTCACAAcagcattattttaattattttctggatagcagaaaaaatgttttgcatgTATAAAAGTACTATTTTTTTTAGTGAAAGTTTGTGTAGGATTAtataaacactgaaaatgtcattcttgaaataatttgtttattATGTGAAATACTTAAAATTGTAGAGCTGTTTAAGCCAGTTTTaattttacttaaaataaattaagatctgtggcttttatttttgaGTCTCACTTTGAATGCATTAcaaattttagattttaataCCTATAAAAATAGTATCTCCTTCAGTTTGTGTCTCAACTGCAGTTAATTCACTGAGACAGGAATTATCATTTATTGTCATGATTCATCTAAAAGTGGGggaattttagtttttttctttttcttcttcctatatataaacaaaaaatttccttttctcttgtttttttaaGGTATTGCTGGCCTCTTCACAATCTTCTCAAGTTTTGTTTTTAGTACAGTGGTAATTCATTTCTTGGATAAAGAACTGACAGGTTTAAAGTAAGTAATGAATTGTTATTCTGGATTTCGtgcttacatttttttctctgtaccATAAACCTTGAATTTTAACAtgtgcctcttttttttttcagtgaagctTTACCATTCTTCCTGCTTCTGATTGATTTGTCAAGAGCAAGTGCGTTAGCCAAATTTGCACTCAGTTCCAACTCACAGGTCAGGGGAGttatttttgaggattttttggttggttggtgcttgactttgggatttttgttggtttgtctTGCAGTGGAGATTTTTAATATAATGTTCAGAATAGAACATTGTCCTATGGCAGGTGATTAGAACCTAGGAGAGCTTTAAGGCCCTTTTCAAGACAAGTAATTTTACAATTGTATGAGTAATCCAAGTGGAGAGACACAGGCAAATAGTGTCTTGGGGATACATAAATAACAAAAGGATCAGATTCTATCCAGATTCTGTGTTCTCTTGTCTTCCAGCTGGATCAGTGTTCAAGTGAATAGTAATATGGTAAAACTAGTGTGCACAGCCATGTGCACTGTTAATTGTATGTATGAGCATGACTTCATTAAATTGGAACTTTAAACCAGCAATGCTTACAGCTCTTCCAAGGAGGCTAGTAGAGTTCCTAGACAAAGTCTTCCTTAAAATGGTTACTAACAGTGAAAAAGTTAATATCTAGGACTCAGGAACAGTACCTAAAGACAGATCCAGTGTAACACTGTTACTACTAAAGAAGCATATTTTTAGGCCAGATGTCAGCAGAACAAATCAGCCATGTGTGCAGACAAGAACGTCCATGCTTTAATACATTTAACACAACACAGTAGGAGAGATTGACAGGGCATCTTGCTTGTCATACCTGGTAATGTTTGTTTCCTAGTAGTCCAAATTCTGAACTAAAAGTATATTAAGTGGGATTACTTTGTGCTTACAAAATACTGTACATGGCTACTAATTGGGACAAAACATTATGtgttatattttaatttggtGTATATTACAATGTACAGTTTCTATATATGCAATATAATGCGTTCTGTATTATTTTGTGATTACAGCAGGTACAgaattttttactatttttaagaGAATATTTTACAAATTGATTTCTTCGacagttttttttccctctgctgccccagAAATACCATCACCAGGAAAACAGTAGCAAACTCTCTGGAGTTTATCATGCCTGCTTTCCGGAGGAAACCCTTTTCTTCCCAGCAGAAAGTTTTAGTGCATTTTGTGACATTTTTTCTATCAGCTGAGTCTACAGagttaaatataaaatactaaAGTAATAGTAGTTGGAGTACAGATATGGAGTACAGATtctaagaaattttaaaatgccatgACACAAATGCCTTCTATTTCATGTCTTCAGATTTAGAAGTGGTGTTCTTTTGCATTTACTGTAATTAGTGTCTCTGCCCATCAGTGTTGTAGAAGCTTAGAATACTGATGAGGCAAAGGTAGAGAAATtaatcaaaattaaataattttgtgtcAATAGACTGTGAAAGTGTAATAACTTAGAGGAAATAGAATATATTCTCTGTATGCTTTCTCAGAATAGTTcattttcaataaatattttagaaggCCTTACCACCATAATACTACTTTTTTTACTAGTCATGTTATGTATAACTTAATTTGGTTTTTGTCTTCATGTTAATGGACAGAAATCTTTCTTTCTAGGATGAAgtaagagaaaatatttcacgGGGGATGGCAATATTAGGCCCTACGTTTACCCTGGACGCACTTGTGGAGTGTCTTGTAATTGGTGTTGGTACCATGTCAGGTGAGCCATACAGTCTAAGGGTAgttaaaaaaggctttttgaGAGACATTAGGATATGGAGAGTTTCAAATAATAGGTGTTACCCATGAGAGTGGAATGagttaatatatttatttatctgtcTCCTAATTGGCTTATTTTACTGGTTTCTTGCAAATATGAATAATATATACATGCTGAACCAAAGTTTGAAATACTGCAGCTGCTTTCATAAGATTTGGTTTTACACTGCATATCTTAACAGCATCTTCTTATTTGAAGAGCACTTGCTCTTCAAATAATTTTGGTTCTTTCAGGGTATTGTGTATTAAtaagctgttttcttctttatatcTTAGGGACAAAAACTCATTTTGGTgctgtatatatttttttaaaaacaatttataCTGTTAGCTCTTTCATCCTTACTAAGGCAGTTGAGTAATGCATGTACAACATGGCTAGCATGGCTTTTTCTGGATACTTGTGAAGAAGTAGGTGTGGTGTATACTGTTACTTCTTGCCAGAACATCCCATATTTGAAAAGGGAGTTCAGTATGTAATGTTGGCTAATTTTTTTTGCTCAAATAAGTAAGGAGTTTCAAGCTTTCATGATGAAGTTTAAAATCTTGGTGAACTTAATTTGTATTCATTTAGAATTACAccttaaaatacttttctgtcaatacataaatacatactGTGCTTAGAATAAGCCAATGCACAATGGGTAGGCCTTAAGAtgcttgtttttaattaatctcAGTACTTCCTTCTGTAATCTGCCATGTCAGTTTAATGATTTCTTTCTTAATCCAGCAGCACTTCTTCAACTATAGCTAACTGCATATCCAAATGTAAAAACTGTCTTTTTATTTAGGTGTACGACAGCTTGAAATTATGTGCTGCTTTGGCTGTATGTCTGTTCTTGCCAACTACTTTGTCTTCATGACCTTCTTTCCAGCTTGTGTGTCCTTGGTATTAGAGGTAAGGCCAGCTTCAAGACAATCTCAAGTTTAGTATTCAGCCCTGTGCTTCTGTAGGCTATACTTTTAATCATGGAGTTACCTGCCAGCATGTTCATGTTCCTTTCAAAGTAAACTGGTGACAGTAACGTGTAAATATCACTGTAAATGAGTCACACTCAGTAGTTAGTGTGATCTAAAGCGAACTAAACAGATGATACTGTAACTTATTGTCTGTCCAGGGGTTTTCACAGTTGAAAGTCTAACTATAGACTCTTGGTAATTTGTCaataatcaaataaaaatgtaatttgggATCTTATTTGTTGGTTCTTCTAATAGGTACTATATATGGcctatttttgttattttattgcAGCTTTCAAGAGAGAGTCGTGAAGGGCGCCCTATATGGCAGCTTAGTCATTTTGCTCGTGTTCTGGAAGAAGAAGAGAATAAACCAAATCCTGTGACACAGAGGGTCAAAATGATTATGGTTTGTGGCTCTTTTCACCTGTAGTTATGCAATCATTGAGGTGTCCTGGTGCAAAAATCAATTTGTTTCCTATAGGCTTGTATTTGGCAGCCCATTAGCTGGACTTACAGTTGtagtttttaattaatttgccCTGTATCTACAACCTGTCATTTTCCTGCCCATGCCATTTCTCAGGCTCTCAGGGCTCTTTCATGTGTACTCTCTATTACTCCTGCAGTACCCTCATCTTCCTTTGCTTATTTCTTGAGTGAGAGAAAAAATGTGGGTGGGACACATCCAAAGCTATTATACAACAGTGTCACAGAAGGCCAAAAAGGGTGTTAATTAGAGGTGTGGAAAATCAGCTTTTGGATTTTAGAGGCATGGGAAGCATGGGGggaaaattcaccaaaaaaacccaaacaaaaagaGGGCAATATATATTCTTATTAGGTTAGATACCAAGTtacatttgaaaaattaatacTTGCTTTGTGTTTTTGATACAGTCACTGGGTTTGGTTCTTGTTCACGCCCACAGTCGTTGGATAGCAGAACCAGCTGCTCAAAACAGTACTGTTGAAAATTCAGTGGGATTGGATGAGAATGCACCAAAGAGAATTGAACCAAATGTTTCACTGTGGCAGTTCTACCTTTCTCGGTGGGTGGCTTCACAGAAGTGTGATTGTGCTGTATTTCTACTGCTGCCAAGGTAGCAACTTGTTGTCCTAGATCACAAGACTTGCAGACTTTCAGGTCTGACCACTGTAGGATGTCTTGGAACCAGAGGTgacatttcagaagaaatgtcAATAATACGCCATTTGTCCAAATTGAAGTAGTCAAGAACATGATCAAGAGTCCTGTATGCATCAAAACATTGTCTTTTCCCACTAGCATCTTTCACAGGATACtgggaaataattttaagacTGCACTAGACTAATTACTTACACAGAGTTTCTGACTGTTCACACCTAAGTGCAAAACATGCAAAATCCATTTTGTACTATGGGTTAGTGTCACCTGTCATTTCATGTTATTTCTGAGAAGTCAGAACTTTGTGGTATAGGCATGGGGTTTTTGTCCCTTCTTAGCAGTTCATCTTGCATCATAGTAATTGTAATTGGTAGAGGATGATAAATGAAACTTTGTCTTGTCATTGGGGGACAGGTGTCAAATCAATTTGATGTAGTTATCAGTGAATCTTTTACAGAAATTTTTCCTACTGGGGCCGCTTTTTAGCCAGATTTATGCAACTCTTTAATGACATCTGAAGATATTCATGTTGATAGTAGTATGAAGAATGATTTTTCCACCCTAGCCTAGCATACCTCAAGGTCCTGGTAGAAAATATCTCCTGACTGGAATTTCTGTAACTATTTGATGATGGAATTATTACCCTTTCTGAAGCAAAAAATGTCAGAATGCTGTTATAAGCAACAAACTGTATATACTCTGTATTTTGTGATCATTTTTAGAATGGCCAGTATGGATATTGAGCAAGTAATCACGCTTGGATTAGCCCTTCTCCTTGCTgtcaaatacattttctttgaGCAAGCGGAGACTGAATCTACCCTCTCACTGAAGAATCCCATAACATCTCCTGTGATGGTACAGAAAAAGGTCCCTGAAAATTGTTGCAGGAAGCAGACTGGACTTCTGAAAAACAATCAGAAATCTAACACAGGAGAAGAAGCTTTCATTCCCAAAGATGAAAGTGGTAGGTAATTTTTGTAGTTCTAAAGTCGATACCCAATAATGAGTATTTGGAACAAATTGTGCAATCTTTGGTAGCATATTATATTTGGTGTCAAAACTACAGGAATTTGTAAACCAGAGttcatttttattatctttgtGCAGCTGAAGTCATAAAACCTGTATTAGCAGAGTCATCAAACAAGGCTACATTTGTGGTtggcaattccagccctgtGGAAACTTCTTCATATCTGAgtggaaaagaggaagagattGAGTTACCTAAAGAACCACGTTCTATTGAGGAATGTGTTCGTATACTTGGAAATGCACAGGTatggaaaaataacttttttatttAACCTCTGCTGCACCATCTGATTTAAGAATTGTTAGAgttcttttcccagcttttaGATAATCCCATTGGTTGTAATACCATTCTTCAGGAAATTAACATGGCTTTAATAACTTGGTGGGGTGTGGAGGTCACGactaaaacaaaaccatttaATGAGTTATTTATCTAGTCAGTTGAGAAGGGTGGGAGGAGGGGTCAGTTTCATCATTCATGACATACCAATTTCAGTAATCTTTGGAACTTCATGTACATGTATGAGTGGGTATCTGATCATGAAAGTTTTATCATATGTTGGCCTGCTGTAAAACCTTATGTTGGCAGTTGACCTCTTTAGCAAAGTAAAgttgttactttttttcttttagaaacatTTAAAAGGATTTTCACCAGAAGAGTCTCTATTTTCTCTCTCCACCCTTTATATTTCCAGGAAGGAGCAAAATTTCTTACTGATGCTGAGGTTATCAGCTTAGTTAATGCTAAGCATATTCCTGCATACAAACTGGAAACCCTGATGGAAACTCAGGAGCGAGGTGTATCCATTCGCAGACAGATGTTATCTAAGAAACTTCCTGAACCTTCATCTTTGCAGTATCTTCCTTATAGGAATTATAATTATTCTTTGGTAAGTATGAAGTAGACAAGCAGAATTCACTGTAAAACTATTTTCCAAACACATGAAGAAGAACAACATGAACCTGTTGGAataagtccagaggaggccactaAGTTGATCAGGGGGTTGGAATATCTCACCTGTGTGTGAGGACAGGCAAATAGAGTCGGGATTTTTCATCCTGGAAGAGGAAGCTTTGGGAACACCTTACAGCATTTTCCAATATCTGAAGGGGGCTTACAAGAGAGTGGAACAGGGACTTTGCACAAGGATGTGTAATGAAAGGACAAGG belongs to Haemorhous mexicanus isolate bHaeMex1 chromosome Z, bHaeMex1.pri, whole genome shotgun sequence and includes:
- the HMGCR gene encoding 3-hydroxy-3-methylglutaryl-Coenzyme A reductase; translation: MLSRLFRMHGLFVASHPWEVIVGTVTLTICMMSMKMFTGNDKICGWNYECPKLEEDVLSSDIIILTITRCIAILYIYFQFQNLRQLGSKYILGIAGLFTIFSSFVFSTVVIHFLDKELTGLNEALPFFLLLIDLSRASALAKFALSSNSQDEVRENISRGMAILGPTFTLDALVECLVIGVGTMSGVRQLEIMCCFGCMSVLANYFVFMTFFPACVSLVLELSRESREGRPIWQLSHFARVLEEEENKPNPVTQRVKMIMSLGLVLVHAHSRWIAEPAAQNSTVENSVGLDENAPKRIEPNVSLWQFYLSRMASMDIEQVITLGLALLLAVKYIFFEQAETESTLSLKNPITSPVMVQKKVPENCCRKQTGLLKNNQKSNTGEEAFIPKDESAEVIKPVLAESSNKATFVVGNSSPVETSSYLSGKEEEIELPKEPRSIEECVRILGNAQEGAKFLTDAEVISLVNAKHIPAYKLETLMETQERGVSIRRQMLSKKLPEPSSLQYLPYRNYNYSLVMGACCENVIGYMPIPVGVAGPLVLDNKEFQVPMATTEGCLVASTNRGCRAICLGGGASSRILADGMTRGPVVRLPTACQAAEVKVWLESPEGFKIMKEAFDSTSRFARLQKLLISLAGRNLYIRFQSGTGDAMGMNMISKGTEKALVRLNEEFPDLQVIAISGNYCTDKKPAAINWIEGRGKSVVCEAVIPAKVVREVLKTTTEDLVEVNINKNLVGSAMAGSIGGYNAHAANIVTAIYIACGQDAAQNVGSSNCITLMERTGSTNEDLYISCTMPSIEIGTVGGGTNLLPQQACLQMLGVQGASQDNPGENARQLAKIVCATVMAGELSLMAALAAGHLVKSHMIHNRSKINLQDLQGTCTKKAA